Genomic DNA from Thermoplasmata archaeon:
TGAACGAGAACGCACTAGGAGATTGGAAAGTTTTCTGCGGAAATTTGAGACGCTGGCTGCAGAGAAACCCCTTGTGTTTGTACTTGATGACCTGCAGTGGGCGGACTCTGGAACCATCAGCTTCCTTCACTATCTTTCAAGGAACATTGCCAAAATTCCGATGATTTGCCTTGCAGCTTATGCTACTGAATTTTTGAGAAGTGGTAGTTCGCATTTTGCAGACACGGTGCAGAACATCAACATAGAAAGGAATGCAAGAACACTAGAAATTAAAAATCTTGAAAAAATGGAGGTAGCCCAGATTCTCGCAAACTTGCTGTCTGTGAATCTTCCAGATAATATCCTGTTCTTGGTGTATGAAAAAACAGGAGGTAACCCCTTATTTGTGGAAGAGCTTGGAAAGGGCATAAAGGAACAAGATTTTTTTGATGCTAAAGAGCAGAAATTTAGAGTGCCGCTGGAACAATTGAAAATGCCCGCAACAGTGCGAAGTATAGTGGGTCTCAGAATCTCTCGTCTTTCAGACGATGCTAAGAAGGTGCTAAGGGCCTGTGCCGTTGTGGGTAGAGAATTTGAGTATCCACTCCTTTCTAAACTTACAGGCATGGATGAGGAAAAACTTCTGGGGATTTTAGACGAGCTTATTGCTACTGGTTATCTTGCTGAAGTTCCAGGTGAAGAGGAAAAATACCGCTTCGTCCACAACCCTGTCTATGAATGGGTGTATGACGAAATTTCTACTCAAAGAAAAAGAATAATGCATAAGATTGTGGGTACAGAGCTGGAAAAACTTCACGGAAACGAGCCGGTTTATCATTCGCGCCTCGGAAAGCACTTCATAATTGCCAGGGAGTTTCTTAAAGGTGTTAAATACAAGGTGCTTGCCGGTGAGTATGCCCTCTCCAATTATGCAATGGAAGATGCAATTGAAAATTTAAAGGATGCTGAGAGCGTTATCAGTGAAATTGAAGAGAGTAAGGAAAAGAAGGACTATGGATGTAAACTATACAGAATGCTGGGCGATTGTTATTACATTCTCTCAAACTATGATGAAGCAATCGCAGCATACCAGAATGCGCTGGCTCTTGCGGAAGATTGGACAGAAAAAATGAGGATAAAATTGCGGCTCAGCATGCCCCATACAAGAAAGGGAAATTTTGACGAAAGCATGAAACTGCTCACAGAAGTGCTGGAAACAAAATCAGAAGACGATGCCCTCAACACCTCAGCATTGATGAATCTGGGTTGGACCTACGAGCTGAAAGGAGAATACAAAATCGCTGTCGAATACTATCAGCAAGCCCTCAAAAACTGCGAAAGAATGAACGATGAGGTTCTCGCTGGTGCGGTGAATCATAGGATGGGAACTGGATACTGGTGCATCGGCAACATTTTTGAAGCCAGGAAGTATCTTGAAAAGGCACTCGAAATAAGGAAGAAGCATAACCTGAAAGAGGGCCTTCCAGACACATACAACAATCTGGCAATTCTTTACAGCGATGAAGGAGAAATTGAGAAGGCATTAGAGTATTTCAGAGAAGCCGAAAAACTGTACACAGAAATTGGCGATTTGTCTGGCCTGTGTGCAATTTACAACAATCTGGCTGATATTTATGCCTTGAGAGGAGAGTATGAGAAGGCGATTAAGGTGTACTGGAAAGATGTGGAACTTTCAAGAAGAATTGGATACAAAACCTCGGAAATTATGGCTTTAAGCAACATCGCCTCGATTTACCAGGAGAACGGCGACTACACGACGGCATTGAAACATTATAAGGAAGCACTGAGTGAATCAAGAAAAATTGGAGAAAAGCGGATGCTCTGCATGATTTTATCAAACCTGGCTGTGATTTACGCAGAACTTGGAGAGGCGGAAAAATCTCTGCCTTATGCGGAGGAGGCACTTGTAGTGGCAACAAATGAAGGAAACAAGGAAGATGAAGGCGATGCCTGTTCTGCGCTTGGTAGAGTGATGGTTGCGATGGGCAGGTTTAAGGAAGCGGAGGAATACTACGAAAGGGCACTGGATATATATATTGTGATTCAGAGGGCTGAGAGGGTTTACACTTGCAGATATGACATGGGTCGCATGTACATCCGCTGGGGAAAGCATGACTTAGCAAGGGAAAATCTGATGAAAGCGAAAGAATTTTTTGAGAGGATGGGAACTAAAGGAATGTTGGCAAAGATAAACAGTGAGTTGGAAAAAATTAATGGGAAATTCTGATAACCCAAATTGAAAAAAAAATGAAGGAAAGGGATATAAAGAACCCATTGTTATGTAGAATACGGAAATGGAAGAAACTAAT
This window encodes:
- a CDS encoding tetratricopeptide repeat protein, whose product is METPFVDREHELSELCAALSSAKSGKGVMYFIIGEMGIGKTRLMEEFCKIAEKEGFRIMFSRCIDTKAAPFLPLHDVFRHVEVEKTKEVVPIGLSIVGEIAAENLYNAERERTRRLESFLRKFETLAAEKPLVFVLDDLQWADSGTISFLHYLSRNIAKIPMICLAAYATEFLRSGSSHFADTVQNINIERNARTLEIKNLEKMEVAQILANLLSVNLPDNILFLVYEKTGGNPLFVEELGKGIKEQDFFDAKEQKFRVPLEQLKMPATVRSIVGLRISRLSDDAKKVLRACAVVGREFEYPLLSKLTGMDEEKLLGILDELIATGYLAEVPGEEEKYRFVHNPVYEWVYDEISTQRKRIMHKIVGTELEKLHGNEPVYHSRLGKHFIIAREFLKGVKYKVLAGEYALSNYAMEDAIENLKDAESVISEIEESKEKKDYGCKLYRMLGDCYYILSNYDEAIAAYQNALALAEDWTEKMRIKLRLSMPHTRKGNFDESMKLLTEVLETKSEDDALNTSALMNLGWTYELKGEYKIAVEYYQQALKNCERMNDEVLAGAVNHRMGTGYWCIGNIFEARKYLEKALEIRKKHNLKEGLPDTYNNLAILYSDEGEIEKALEYFREAEKLYTEIGDLSGLCAIYNNLADIYALRGEYEKAIKVYWKDVELSRRIGYKTSEIMALSNIASIYQENGDYTTALKHYKEALSESRKIGEKRMLCMILSNLAVIYAELGEAEKSLPYAEEALVVATNEGNKEDEGDACSALGRVMVAMGRFKEAEEYYERALDIYIVIQRAERVYTCRYDMGRMYIRWGKHDLARENLMKAKEFFERMGTKGMLAKINSELEKINGKF